The genomic segment GTTGAAAATCTGATCGCAATATTCGAGCGGCGCTATGATGAAATGGTCACTGCCATCTCGACCGAGATGGGAGCGCCCTATGACTTGTCGTATAATTCGCAGGCGGAATGTGGTCCTGGCCACCTAAAGGAAACTATTGCAGCAGCCCGCGAAATGGAATGGGAACGCAAGATCGGTAGTAATGCACGACTTGTCCGCGAACCCATAGGCGTTTGCGTTCTTATCACGCCGTGGAACTGGCCGGTAAACCAACTTGCCGCGAAAATCGGACCAGCCTTAGTTGCTGGATGCACGATGATTTTGAAACCAAGCGAAGTTGCGCCATTGTCTGCTCAATTGTTCGCTGAGTTTATCGACGAAGCTGGATTCCCGGCGGGCGTATTCAATATGGTGCACGGCACGGGCCCGGCGATAGGGGATGCCCTTACCAGCCATCCGGAAGTGGACATGATTTCCTTCACCGGGTCGACGCGGGCGGGTATCCAGGTCGCCAAATCGGCTGCGGATACCGTCAAACGCGTGTCGCAGGAACTGGGTGGCAAGTCCGCCAATATTGTCTTTGCGGACTCCGATCTGCCTGCATCAGTGAAGCGCGGCGTATTGCATTGTTTCGAAAATGCCGGGCAGTCCTGTAATGCGCCAACACGTATGCTGGTAGAGGCATCGGTATATGATGAGGCGGTCGCTATTGCAGCGGAAACGGCCAAAGCGGCCAAGCTAGGTGATCCGATGGAAAAGGGTCGCCATTTCGGCCCTGTCGTCAGCAAATTGCAGTTTGATAAGATACAGCGCCTGATCCAAATCGGTATTGACGAAGGTGCTCAAGTCGTGGCGGGCGGTGTCGGTCGTGCCGAGGGGTTCAATCGTGGCTATTATGTGAAGCCGACAGTATTTGCTGGCGTCCACAATAAGATGGCGATTGCCCAGGAAGAAGTGTTCGGCCCCGTACTGGTCATGATTCCGTTCAAGGATGAGGCGGAAGCCATCGAGATCGCCAACGATACACCCTATGGATTGGCCGCCTATGTGCAGAGCGGTGACATGGAACGTGCGCGCCGTGTATCCCGCCGGATGCGAGCGGGCGGAGTCAGCATAAACGGCGCTGGTCAGGATTACGCTTCGCCCTTCGGCGGCTACAAACAATCCGGCAATGGGCGAGAATGGGGCGAGTGGGGTCTGCATGACTTCCTCGAAATCAAGGTCATCAACGGTTTCGAAGGATGAAACTTACCGACATCCAGACTTTCGTCGTCGGTAATCCGCCACCCCATTTTGGCGGACGCTATTTTGTATTTGTGAAACTGACCACCGACAGCGGCGTGTCGGGGGTGGGTGAGGCTTATTGCGTTCCGTTTGAACCGCATCTTGTCGCCCGGATGATTGAGGATGTTTTCGCGCGCTATGTCGCCGGAAACGATCCCCATAATATCGAAAACATGTGGCGGCGCGTATATTCCAGCGGCTTTACCCAGCATCCGGACCTCACGTTGATGGGCGTATTGTCCGCGCTGGAAATGGCATGCTGGGACATTATTGGCAAAGAGGCCAGCAAGCCGGTGTATAAATTGCTGGGCGGGCAGGTACACGAACGGTTGCGTGCCTACACCTATATTTATCCGCGACCCGGCGACAAAAGCGATGTTTATCATGACCCCGATCTCGCTGCGACGAGGGCGGCCGAATATCTGGACCAAGGCTTTACTGCCCTGAAATTCGACCCAGCGGGACCCTATTCGGCCTTTGACGGCCGGCAATTATCGCTTGAGGCGTTGGATCTATGCGAGCGTTTTGCGCGCCAGCTACGCGAAGCAGTGGGCATGAAAGCGGATCTGCTTTTTGGCACCCATGGACAAATGACGGCAGCAGGCGCGATCCGTCTTGCCAAAAGGCTGGAGCCGTCCGACCCGCTTTGGTTGGAAGAACCTGTCCCGCCGGATGCGCCCGAAGAAATGGCAAAGGTGGCACGCGCCACCTCAATACCCATTGCGACGGGGGAGCGGCTGACAACAAAATATGATTTTGCGCGCTTACTGCGGGCCGGTGCTGCGGCCATTCTACAAATGAATTTGGGACGCGTTGGCGGTATTTTGGAAGCGAAGAAAATCGCCGCCATGGCCGAGGTCGATCATGTGCAAATCGCACCGCATCTTTATTGCGGTCCAATCGTCGGGGCCGCGAATATCCAGATCGCGACCTGCTCGCCCAATTTCTTGATCCTCGAAAGCATCGAAACATGGGGCGGCTTTCATAGCGAGATATTGAAAACCCCTATTCGTTTTGAAGAAGGCCATGTTATCCCTTCCAATGATCCGGGTTTGGGCGTCGAACTGAATGAGGATGTTGCCAATGCGAACCCTTACACCGGAACCATGCTCCACCTCGAAATGACGCAGAATCCGGTCCAGTGACAGACGAATTTGATTTTATCGTCGTCGGCGCAGGCACGGCAGGATGCGTCCTTGCCAACCGCCTGACCGAAGATGGACGTTTCACGGTTCTCCTTGTCGAAGCCGGGGGTAGCGATCGGTCTATCTGGATACAGATGCCGATCGGCTATGGGCGCACCTTCTTCGATCGGCGAATTAACTGGATGTACGACACCGAACCTGTGGAATCCCTGGGCGGAAGGCGTAGCTATTGGCCGCGGGGTAAGGTGATTGGCGGGTCAGGGTCGATTAACGCGATGGTCTATGTGCGTGGACAACCGCGTGACTTTGATGACTGGAAAGAGCTGGGCAACCCGGGTTGGGGCTGGGACGATGTATTGCCCTATTTCAAAAAATCGGAAGACTTCGATTGGCACAGCGCACATCACGGGCGTGGCGGTCCGCAGCATGTGACCGATATATCGCCCTATGTGCACCCTGTCTGCCATAGCTTTGTTGAAACCGCACAGGCGCTTGGATTTCCCGCCAGCAGCGACTTTAACGGAGGCAAGCCGGAAGGTGTGGGCTATTACCAGATCAACACCAAGGGCGGCTGGCGTGCATCGACAGCCAATGCTTTTCTGCATCCTGCGCGCAAGCGGCGTTCGCTCACTCTGCATACCCACGCCCATGCGCAGCGCATCCTTTTTGAAGGCCGCCGTGCTGTCGGTGTAGAATATGCGCATAAGGGGCGGGTCTGCAAAGCCAAGGCGCGCCGGGAAGTTATCTTATCGGGTGGTGCAATTAATTCGCCGCAATTGCTGATGCTGTCGGGTGTCGGTGACGCGCAGAAACTGAAGAATTTGGGCATTGAATCCGTGGTGAACACACCGGCCGTCGGACAGAATCTGCAAGATCATATTGCCGTTTCCTATTTCTATAAGGTGCGCACAGCGACGCTGAACGATCTGCTGCATCCTATGTTAGGCAAGATACGTGCTGGACTGCGTTACATGGCGGACCGCGCCGGACCATTATCGCTGAGTGTTAATCAAAGCGGAGGCTTCGTCCGCAGTGATCCGCGAAAAGCCTACCCCAATTTGCAGCTCTATTTTAGCCCCGTCAGCTACACCAAAACCCCGCTATCGGAACGGAAGCTGTTGAACCCGGACCCGTTCTCGGCCTTTCTGCTCTCGCATAATCCCTGCCGCCCTACGAGCAGGGGGCACCTCGAGCTGGCGAGTTCCGACCCGCAAACCTACCCAGTCATCCATCCCAATTATTTGGCTACCCAAGATGATATCGATGACGTTCTGGCGGGGAACCGATTGTTGCGTCAGCTTGTACAGACCCGTCCACTGGCTGATATCATTACAGAAGAACTCATTCCCGGTGCTGGTGTGGAAGGCGACGAAGCGCTACTCGCCGATTTCCGTGCCCGCGCCGACACGGTTTACCACCCGACCAGCACCTGCATGATGGGTCCGGACCCGACGTCTTCCGTTGTCGATGCGCGTTTGAATGTCCATCGCACCGCGGGGTTGCGCGTGATCGACGCATCGGTATTTCCGACGATTACTTCGGGTAACACAAATGCGCCGACTGTTATGGTTGCGGAAAAGGGCGCGGCGATG from the Sphingorhabdus lacus genome contains:
- a CDS encoding aldehyde dehydrogenase family protein, with the protein product MSEGTLKSYIDGEWVLPATSTDIVTATNPATEEICATVAVCGHDDVDRAARAARAAFDGYAAMSLDDRIALVENLIAIFERRYDEMVTAISTEMGAPYDLSYNSQAECGPGHLKETIAAAREMEWERKIGSNARLVREPIGVCVLITPWNWPVNQLAAKIGPALVAGCTMILKPSEVAPLSAQLFAEFIDEAGFPAGVFNMVHGTGPAIGDALTSHPEVDMISFTGSTRAGIQVAKSAADTVKRVSQELGGKSANIVFADSDLPASVKRGVLHCFENAGQSCNAPTRMLVEASVYDEAVAIAAETAKAAKLGDPMEKGRHFGPVVSKLQFDKIQRLIQIGIDEGAQVVAGGVGRAEGFNRGYYVKPTVFAGVHNKMAIAQEEVFGPVLVMIPFKDEAEAIEIANDTPYGLAAYVQSGDMERARRVSRRMRAGGVSINGAGQDYASPFGGYKQSGNGREWGEWGLHDFLEIKVINGFEG
- a CDS encoding GMC family oxidoreductase, translating into MTDEFDFIVVGAGTAGCVLANRLTEDGRFTVLLVEAGGSDRSIWIQMPIGYGRTFFDRRINWMYDTEPVESLGGRRSYWPRGKVIGGSGSINAMVYVRGQPRDFDDWKELGNPGWGWDDVLPYFKKSEDFDWHSAHHGRGGPQHVTDISPYVHPVCHSFVETAQALGFPASSDFNGGKPEGVGYYQINTKGGWRASTANAFLHPARKRRSLTLHTHAHAQRILFEGRRAVGVEYAHKGRVCKAKARREVILSGGAINSPQLLMLSGVGDAQKLKNLGIESVVNTPAVGQNLQDHIAVSYFYKVRTATLNDLLHPMLGKIRAGLRYMADRAGPLSLSVNQSGGFVRSDPRKAYPNLQLYFSPVSYTKTPLSERKLLNPDPFSAFLLSHNPCRPTSRGHLELASSDPQTYPVIHPNYLATQDDIDDVLAGNRLLRQLVQTRPLADIITEELIPGAGVEGDEALLADFRARADTVYHPTSTCMMGPDPTSSVVDARLNVHRTAGLRVIDASVFPTITSGNTNAPTVMVAEKGAAMVLADAK
- a CDS encoding mandelate racemase/muconate lactonizing enzyme family protein is translated as MKLTDIQTFVVGNPPPHFGGRYFVFVKLTTDSGVSGVGEAYCVPFEPHLVARMIEDVFARYVAGNDPHNIENMWRRVYSSGFTQHPDLTLMGVLSALEMACWDIIGKEASKPVYKLLGGQVHERLRAYTYIYPRPGDKSDVYHDPDLAATRAAEYLDQGFTALKFDPAGPYSAFDGRQLSLEALDLCERFARQLREAVGMKADLLFGTHGQMTAAGAIRLAKRLEPSDPLWLEEPVPPDAPEEMAKVARATSIPIATGERLTTKYDFARLLRAGAAAILQMNLGRVGGILEAKKIAAMAEVDHVQIAPHLYCGPIVGAANIQIATCSPNFLILESIETWGGFHSEILKTPIRFEEGHVIPSNDPGLGVELNEDVANANPYTGTMLHLEMTQNPVQ